taatttgttttaagcaTGTAAAGAATAAGCTTGTAAAATGTACCACGTATATGTGAATAACGTTTCATaagaagaaattaaaattgtcttaattttaattggacTTGCTTGTCCTATGTGAATGAAAAAAACTAGATTGGCAAAACATTATAAAAACTTTCCTTGCAGGTCAGTGTtaataagttaagaaaacGTTTTGGCAGGTCCGTTGAaacttttttgtatttgaaatatattttccgcGTTAAATCAGCATAAATACCGTTTGAAATCGGGAACACGTGGTAAAATGGATGCACAAAGGTTTACATTGGTCCATTGGTTCCGTAAAGGACTCCGGGTTCACGACAACCCCGCATTATCCCAAATTTTTTCCGCCGCTAACGCTGCCCCAGGAAAATACTTTGTCCGCCCGATTTTCATCCTGGATCCAGGAATCCTCGATTGGATGCAAGTGGGCGCCAATCGATGGCGATTCCTGCAGCAaacactggaggacttggatAACCAGCTTAGGAAACTTAATTCCCGTCTGTTTGTGGTGCGCGGGAAGCCCGCGGAAGTTTTTCCCCGTATTTTCAAGAGTTGGCGCGTGGAAATTCTGTCTTTTGAGACAGATATCGAGCCGTACTCCATGTCGCGAGATGCTGCCGTGCAGAAGTTGGCCAAGACAGAGAGTGTCAAAGTGGAAACTCACTGCTCCCACACTATTTTCAATCCGGAATTGGTTATAGCGAAGAATCTTGGCAAGGCTCCAATTACGTATCAAAAGTTCCTGGGCATTGTGGAGCAACTAAAATTACCCAAAGTTTTAGGGTCTCCTGAAAAgctaaaaaatataacttcaCCACCTAAAGATGAAGTGGAGCAAGAGGACTTGGCGGCCTATGATTGTCCCACGATGGAGCAATTAGTAAAACGACCGGAGGAACTCGGACCTAATAAGTTTCCGGGAGGTAAGGATATAATTAAAATCTTGATCCTAACTATAAGAATGTGGAATTCGTTTTGGTAAAACAGGTGAAACAGAGGCCTTGCGCCGCATGGAGGATTCCCTAAAAGATGAGATCTGGGTTGCCCGCTTTGAGAAGCCTAACACGGCACCCAACTCGCTGGAGCCTAGCACTACCGTACTGAGTCCTTACCTCAAGTTTGGATGCCTTAGTGCCCGACTGTTTAATCAAAAGCTCACGGAGATAATCAAGCGCCAGCCGAAGCACTCGCAGCCGCCCGTTTCGCTCATTGGACAACTCATGTGGAGGGAATTTTACTATACAGTGGCGGCTGCGGAACCCAATTTCGATCGCATGTTGGGCAATGTATACTGCATGCAGATTCCGTGGCAGGAGCATCCTGATCACTTGGAGGCCTGGACTCACGGACGCACCGGATATCCTTTTATCGACGCCATTATGCGTCAGCTGCGCCAGGAGGGTTGGATCCATCATCTGGCCCGGCATGCGGTTGCATGTTTCTTAACGCGCGGAGACCTCTGGATCAGCTGGGAGGAGGGACAGCGGGTGTTTGAGCAGCTATTGCTGGATCAGGACTGGGCATTAAACGCTGGCAATTGGATGTGGCTATCTGCGTCCGCCTTTTTTCACCAGTACTTTCGCGTCTACAGTCCGGTGGCATTTGGCAAGAAGACGGATCCCCAAGGGCACTATATAAGGAAGTATGTACCGGAACTCTCAAAATATCCATCTGGCTGCATTTATGAGCCCTGGAAGGCTTCGCTCGCGGATCAGCGGGCATACGGATGCGTCCTAGGCACGGATTATCCTCACCGGATTGTTAAACACGAAGTGGTGCACAAGGATAACATTAAGAGAATGGGCGCCGCCTACAAAGTGAACCGGGAGGTGCGCACGGGCAAGCAGGAGGAGTCGTCTTTCGAGGAGAAATCAGAATCCTCCACTTCAGGCAAGCGGAAGGTGCGAAGGGTAGCCGGAAATGCCCCCAAGCGAAAACgttaaaacttaaattttttcGCTACCTTATGTGAGAGGTAGCGAGATCTACGGAATGTGTTAATATGAATTTTAGCTTGAATAATTGTTTAATgtactattttaaatataagtcTATTAACTTCTTGATTGTTACTTCTTATTGAATACATTGTATTTGGTATTGGAATGCTCAAGTTGTCGATAGGTATAATGCAAATAATATGACTAATGAATATTTTACACACTTCTATCAATAAAGCTATTAATATGAGAATgaggaatttatttatattataatgaaaaacaagagagaactctatagtcgagttccccgactatctgatacccggtacccagctagtggaagtccgaaggagaaatttcagcactaacagtatttggcggtttgtgggcgttagattgggcgtggcaaaaacatttttgaaaaatcgatagaaatatcaaaaaaatgaaaaaatatcaacgtattttttttttaagtgtgggcgtggcagttttgagcggctTGTGTACGTTAGtacgttagagtgggcgtggcaaactgAACCGACAATCgcgcgctgcgtctatgtctctggtgTCTGCTTGCTagatctcaactttctagcttttatggTTCCTGAGacctcgacgttcatacggacggacgtacagacggacatggccagatttatatggtcggaaacgcttccttctgcctgttacatacttttcaacgaatctattatagccttttactctacgagtatcgGGTATAATAAGGAAACACATTAGCCTTGCTTTTAACTTCCTTTACAATCGAGATTTGTCAGTTGTCGAGCTAAGCTGTAAATTTTAGTCTTATCTAAAATTTCGGCAACTTAAGACCttccaatttttgtttgtaaataactacatttttttaaaatttaactttaCGGTTTATGGTGTGATAGGTAGTTAGTTTCCGAACTCGTTACACCGACAAAAACCATGTTTCGCAATTTGTCGATGCTGAGGAACCAGTTGGCGCTGCACCGAACGCTTGTGGCCCGCTTGACCTCGCGCTCGAAAATGTCCACCGGTGTTACGTGCCTCACCATTGACCGTCCGCGAAACATCGATGGCGTTACCGTAATAGATATCAACATAAATGATATGGCCAAGAATGACGTGGAGTTCAATCGCAATTTCGTCAACTCGCTGACATTGATGGACCGTCCCCATTTCCAAGAGGTGACTAACACGGTGGGAACGGATGCAGTTGAGTCGCCACCAGCAGGAAATCTGATTCCTGGAGATACCGTGGAGATCCTGCCTACTGGCGCACCAAGCTCCGTCATAGGCGTGGATGGCAACCCCATTGTCCCCATCGAGATTGATGGCTGGAaccaggacgaggaggatCCCACCGTGCAGAAGAACGACAAGACCGTGGACATTGGCAACGATGACGAGTACAAGGCAGAGATGGCGCTGCGGGTGCCAGAGGTCAGGGAAGCTCAAACCGAGTACAAGGGCATCAAGGTGAAGCTGCCAGAAACGGCCAACCAGGATTTGGGCACTTATCGCTTCCGCCGCGATTCAAAGGATCTACAGGAGGTCGGCGACGACACGCGTCTGGTTCGATTTGACAAATAGAGGAAACGGGTTGACTAGACCTTCCAAAATTCGTTTGGATCTTCTGGCCGACTTACGcttgtaaatttttcaattttgtagtGAGGTCGAGCATTGTAACTGGAATGATAGCCTTGATTGGGTTCGGTAGTAGCCAGCACTAGCATTGATgtaataaaacttaaatatgtATTCAGTTAATGGAAGAAAAGGTTGTATATACCATACACCCCTCAGTTTATAGTTGTTCTGAAATAAAGTAATTTGTGAATTTCTCTGCTTCATAAATTTGAGAACTGAAGTCTCGCATTTTGCTTCGTCTAGATGGAAATGCGAACATATGGACCCATATCAGCATTGATGATTATGATGCGGATATGGCCACTAAGAACTGTCAGTTGGAAACCGGTCACGCTTTCATGAAAATCCCACTATAGACCACGATTACTATTTTAACCCACCCATCCACTCTCTATATCACAAAAGATCGCTTTGTGGTCAGTGGCAACCGAATCCGGGGCAAACACTTCccataaattgcattaaaagcGGGCCAGGAGCGAAAACTACTCGCAACAATGCAGCCGGACATAAACACGCTCCAAAATGTTTGTAGGCTCTAAaccaaaattgaatttgcggTTTTGCCTGCGGGGCGtggctgtgggcgtgggaTCGAGAGTGGGAGTGGGCATTTAGTGGGCGGCGGTTGGtaaagtgtgtgtgtaggtggaAGCCTGCAAATAACTGTAAATGAAGCTAAAATGTGGTCAGCCGAATTGTGGATGTAATAAAAACGGCCAAGGGTTCTGCGAAATGGAAGTATGGTCAACAAGATTGATTATACTATAATCAATACTAGCAGTGCCGAAAAATTGGTTGCTTGAAATATTCGGAAAATCTATATATTGATATTGGGCACTACATATGCATAAACATTTCACTCGACTCTAGAACCTAGTAGTACTAGCCTAGTAATAACTATATTCATCGTGGTTTTCAGTACTTTCATCTACTTCACTAGAAAGCACTTTAGCATTCTCGCATTGTTTTGAGTTACGTGTAAGGTTTGTCTGCTTAGTTAAATTCGAAAAATTGTGGGCCATTTTAAGAGATTTCTTCTGGTGTTGGTAATACCGAAGACACTTCTTACCCTTGTTCGGGTTTTTTGCAATAATATTAGAAATGATGTCATCGATCGCCCTAATACGTTTCTCAATTTTAGCTTCCAATTGCTGGCGACGTTCGTCGTAGATCTTAAATTCCGCATGGACCTTCATTTTTTCTTCCATTCTACTTGACCAGCTAGTTTTCTCCAGTTTTCTAATCCACTGAGAGAATTCAGGATTGCTAACAGCTTgaagtttatatttttgcacaaGTTCCCTTAGCCGAAATGTTGCTTCGTTATTTAGCTGCTCAATTGTAATGCCAAGTACTGAAAATATGTTGCTTAAATGAGATACTATCTTGGGATATATGTACTTACTGTAGCCAATATTTGACAATAGGCATATTGCCATAAACTTCATATTGGTGATTATAAATGCTAACTAAAGTGAATACCAAATATGGGAAGGTCTACAAGGCCGAATCAAATCGATGGATATGCTTTACTATGTCAAGCATATTTAACAGGTTAACCTTTATTACTTAGGCCATGAAAAAAAACTTCTTCAGGTTCAGGAAAAAcattatcaaataaataaaaacacgaAAGGTGTCTATTAACaattacttttgaaatgttCCAATTGTAAAATTAGTAGTGTAAatcgaaatatttaaatcaaaggcggaattttatttgatttagttacaaatatttaaagttaatAGTATCCATAGTAATCGTAATCATTACGCTGTTCCCTTACTTTTGTAGGGCaatttttactattttcatCAGTAACCTCCAATTTTCTCTGATTGGAGGATTTGTAGGCATTTTTAAGTTCATTTTCCTGATGTCGGTAGTATTTAACACATCTCTTGCCTCCTCTCTTTAGTGCAATTAGGGATCTGATCGTGGTCAAGCGTTCAGTAATTTTATCTTCAAGTGATTGGCGAGTTTTATCGTAGTCGTTAAAGTTATATTCCATTTCTATCTTTTTTTTAAGGTCATTCCGGACAGCAATATTGTTTACCTTTTCTATCCACTGGGAGAACTCGGCGTTCCCGGTGGCCAAGAATTTATACTTGTTCACAATATTTCGAAGTCCCCACGTCACCGTCCTGTCTATTTCTTCAAACACCTTACTACTCAGGGCTGTGCAATATATTGTATTATCATGTTATTATAGAGGCGATATCTGAGGCTGCAAAGAACTCACCGAAGTGCAGATTTGCCAATACTAAGAGTGTTATTATCTTCATTCCGCTAACCAACAAAGTCAACTGATGCggatattttgattattgaTAATTTATAGATCCAAAATAATTGATAAAGGGAGTGTAGAAAACCCATTCGGCAAGCTGGATAATTACATTGATTTTTTACACTCTTCTAACTGCTGCGTAAAAACTACTTGAAAGAATATCATTTATAAACCAACATGGAAATAGACTTGAGTATTCGGGACCACTCACTGCCATCAGTTTGCGTCGGAAATGATGTTCATAGCGGTCCAGTGCTTTTGCTGATTCTCCTGATGATGTTGGACATCGAAATGACGACTGGCAGCCGGGAAAATTTACTCCTTGACCAAGTTTTAACCATAAATGTAACTACCTCAGTTATAGTTAGGCCCGCCAGCAACAGTACAGACATCTGACGTCAAATGCCATTGCGGTTTTAAATggaacaagatagaacgcgTTAGTctagttcctcgactatcagatacccgttactcagctactggaagttcaaataaaatttccacattttttttttctctttgaGCGGTTTGTAGGAAGTTTATAAGTAGTTTATAACAGGAACAGGCGGATGGAACCCTCGAGATACAATGGTTCTGAAATCCACTTTTGGAACGAAATATGATTTTTCACATGACTTTATTATTACACTCTATAAAATATTCTAattctaatttatatttactgtTCTTCCggtaatttttaaattatttaatttattatttaaattatttattagctAGCCTCGGCAAGCCGAAGGTTATCACTCATTTACTCACTTGGTTAACTTTCATAGAAAATGACCAAGTTCGGAGCAATCAGCTTCGAATGGACCGctcagctgccacgcccagaTCTCCACTCCCCTTTCCGCCAAGCCCCCAAAACCGGAGGCCATTaacatcatcattatcattaccGTTATCCTCGTTGGTCGGCTGGCATTTCCGCTGGGCTCGAGAGTTGGCCGAGGGCCATTACAGAAGTTGACCAACTTTTAATACCCGCACTGGCCATGTTGCGCATGTGTAATCCCATTAAAATCCAATAAGTTAAATTAtttccattattattatgtgaACGCACTTTGTCGCCGTCCGTCCATCAGCTTATCCGCCCGTGCCCCCTGATCTCACTCTTTTGTGTCCTGCGTGATAACTGTTCATGTGGGCGTTTATCTCTCCTGTGGCTTTTGTcctttgctgctgtttttctcCTCACCTCTACACTCAAAATATTTTCTCGAAATCGCAGACctcatttataatttattcgCTGTGTTCCATGACTATTGGAAGTCTGTTACTGCGCTTTAGGTGCTGAGAGAAATGGAGATACGACTCCACCTTGCAGATCTTGATTAATTGCAGATTGTTGGTTCTCGAGCTTTCAGATTGCGCCCTTCACACGGACGAACGTTCGTGCCTAGGACGACTCGCATTTTTCATTAAACCATTCTATatgatatttataatttactatttttagattattttttccttttcgctaATACATACAATAAAAAGGGTACTTGCGAGTTGTACAGATTTTGTCGCATCTGGTTTTGAGTGTATCGAGGGTTTAAATTCCGTCGGCAGCACTTTTGACCAATATCTGCAACACTTCAAATTCTGCTGGCTGATTCTGTTAAATCTGCTGGTCGTTGTTCGAGTGTGGTCACGCTCCCATTTCTCGCCCCCGTCGTTGGTCCCATGTTTGTTGGCCATTAAATTGCATTACGTTCGTGCAATCATAATGATTACCATgccattgccgttgttgtttcCGTTGTCGAGTTATTTgcgtatattttttaattacttggATGCTGGCTTCGAAGCTTAAGTGTGACTGGGGCTTTGATTGGACTAAACTAAGATAATAGATTTCATCAATgggggcggtttgtgggcgtggcattatttggaaacaaacttgtgctgcgtctatatctctgggATCTCATTGCTTAGTTTCAACTTTCAAGCGTTATACGGACTACTCGGCTACTTTATAGGGTCATAACCCTTCCTTTCACaagttacatactttttaagtAAAGGGTATGCCAGACATagaagcaaaaatatttatttccattaaaaagtattaattCTGGGTTATTAAAATGGTTCAATTCGAGTGCGGAAACATCCTTAGTATCCTAGTTCGGAATGGTAAAATAATAACTATTTATAATCGCCTTTTGGCTTCCCTACTTGAGATATTTCAATGAATGAGTATTACAAGGAAATGAAAACCTGACGGAACCAAGCTCTTTCATAACTCGCTTACAATGGCATCGTTAATGGCCAAATCCACTAGATGGACGCAATCACCATCAATATCCAGCAATCAATACTCGATGAGCTAATCGAAGGCAAACCAGACCATAAATGCCTGTGAGCCACTTGAAAGTCATCAAAGCTGTTATCTAATGGAATTTTCAACTTTTGCTGgttattttcctttctttccCCATTCCTGCCACCAAAGGATCCATAATTAAACATGCAACGCATAATGGAGCTCTAATGGCTAATGAAAGGGGAATTGGGTTGTTTTGGGTGGCTTGGGAGGATTGGGTGGATTGGAAAGAAGAAGGAGATGGAATGCAAGATGCCAGACGGtgtaaaatttgcatttttctctGAAGAGAGCAACCGCCGCGGCAATGGAATTCAAAATTAACTCATTAAACTTGACGGCGGCCAATgcgtcgtatacgtaatgggCCAAGATCGCGCCAAAGATTAATGATTTTCCCAGTGACAGCGGTAGAGCAGTAGAGAGATGGAAAACGTGAGATATACATCTCTGGGTTGGCGAGAATTTCCATGCAATTATTTCCATATCAACTTCAATGCGCCGTGAAAATTCTCGCgatgagcagcagcaatgAAAACCCGATTTGCTGTTGTGACAATAGTAATTTTTCACTCGCTTGCCTTCATTGTCCGAGTTAAGCCGACGGtgccactggcactggcactgccaTTGACACGGCCACAGCCACTTCCTCAGCGCCTCAGTTGCTGAGATAATCAGAGGTTCCTCGCCGGGACTTTTCGTccgaatttcatttaaatgattacggttttccatttcccttttcGCAGTTGGCGCGTCTGTGTCCctgtgtttctgtttgtgtCTACGGTTGGCGACCATCACGTGAGGCATACATTTTTCATCAAGCCGCCTGTCTTTTGGGTATATTTTCACTCCATTGGCAACTGGTTCGGGGGATGACCAATTGGCTTTATGGCCCATTCCGACACACTTATTTCCTTCTGTTTATGTTGGTTCTCTTTTACGAGCCTCTTTCATTTTGTTAATCAATTTCTGTTTGCGTATTGCGTGGCGAACAGGCCTGAATCAACATTTTCGCATCACTCAAAGGGAACATTCAGCTTTTACTATGCACAGAAGAAAGTGTTTACTAAATCTAAATCTCATCTACTTCTTAGGCCCTGAAAGGAATGTTTACCTCCAGCGAAATGCTATATAGTTTTGAGTTCAAGTCTAAACTAATAATTTTGACATTCCAGAACTTCACTTCAAATTGCCTATTCAACTTCACTTGTACTCTAACTACTGGATAGTCATATATTAAACTGTCGATATTATCTATAAATTCTCTAAGTATAGCTTAGTTAAGTGTATTGTTAGGAAACATAGAAAGCTGTTAGACAGAATATTTTCTCTTCTCTCTGTTATTTTGGCttgttatttcaattttaacaaaataagtttaataaaatcaaaaagcaTACAAGCATttggcatacatatatactccAAAGTTTGGTTTAAAGTCTAGCtcatatgaatatatttttgattgcgGTTTGACTATAAACTTGGCacatataaattatgcaaatttatttttcgcttttctggCCTCAACGCAATGCCCCCAAGTGTTTCGAAGCGGTTTTATAAATTCATTAGAAAATAAGTTTCATGTAGACCCCATGTCCTTTGAATCCTTCGCCTCCTGGATAATTTGAACTCCTCCTCAGCTCATAGAACTAAAATTGTtacaaactacaaaataataaGTTGAAAGTTTAGTTAAATTAGGCTAAATAGGTGTGggaagaaaaaaggaaaatagttGTGCAAAAGTTGgcatgtaaataaatttatgtttaaatttaaatggttaAGgagctaaatttaaatatagaaCGAATGCGTCTGTCTaacaaaatgaatattaaatctAAATACCCCTGATAGATTTCATTGCACATTGAAACAAATGTGAAATACATATAGTTTTTATATAACTAAATTTTACTTACCGAATGAAGGgcaattatgaaatataagttatataatatataaaaaggaTTCGTAACCGCACCGCAGACATGATACAGAAGTAAGTGCAACATTTTTCGAAATATCCGCCATTTCCTCACCCGCTCGCAGCTCTTTTGTTGCCAGTTCAGAGCGACCGCAGCCAGTCCCTTAGCATTCGGCCAAGGATCGAGGAGCGAAGGACCAAGGACCGGTCTCTGTCCCGGTGATGGGGCACTGAGTAATATTTATTATCGCAAAACATTTGTGCAAATGTCCTGCTCGCATAAGCAACGACGCTGTCGGCCAGTCCTTGGAGAACATTTATCTTATTATCTTTGCATatagcagcggcagcagcagcaacaacgtcGCATAAATAAGACTCAgcgcggcaacaacaatgcgatGATGAGCAACATTAGGCAAGGACAAACAGCACAGGACGAAGGATTCAGAAGGGCTCAGGGAAAACCAAAAGTCAAGTCAAGCCAACAGACCGCAGAGACAACAATACAACAATACAGGGGCGGAAAGTTGAAATTTTTGGCAAGGCCTTGCCTACGTGCCAGTTGGGGAACGCAAAagttgctcatacgccccgtgcttccccattttgcatttgatttgctttgtttttcccataacactcacacatacccatacccatacatGGCAACTTTCTGCCTGtggaaattttttaattgattaaagCCGCATTTGCATTGCAGCTTACAAGAAGCTTAACAATTTGCGTGTTCCCCCATATTATTTTTGGGGCTTTGgcgtttatttggttttatttttgtttgttgtttactttGAAAAGTTGCAGCTGAATTTTTTGTTGCGATTTCCTtctgcatttgccatttgtg
This sequence is a window from Drosophila teissieri strain GT53w chromosome 2R, Prin_Dtei_1.1, whole genome shotgun sequence. Protein-coding genes within it:
- the LOC122612402 gene encoding cryptochrome-1 — protein: MDAQRFTLVHWFRKGLRVHDNPALSQIFSAANAAPGKYFVRPIFILDPGILDWMQVGANRWRFLQQTLEDLDNQLRKLNSRLFVVRGKPAEVFPRIFKSWRVEILSFETDIEPYSMSRDAAVQKLAKTESVKVETHCSHTIFNPELVIAKNLGKAPITYQKFLGIVEQLKLPKVLGSPEKLKNITSPPKDEVEQEDLAAYDCPTMEQLVKRPEELGPNKFPGGETEALRRMEDSLKDEIWVARFEKPNTAPNSLEPSTTVLSPYLKFGCLSARLFNQKLTEIIKRQPKHSQPPVSLIGQLMWREFYYTVAAAEPNFDRMLGNVYCMQIPWQEHPDHLEAWTHGRTGYPFIDAIMRQLRQEGWIHHLARHAVACFLTRGDLWISWEEGQRVFEQLLLDQDWALNAGNWMWLSASAFFHQYFRVYSPVAFGKKTDPQGHYIRKYVPELSKYPSGCIYEPWKASLADQRAYGCVLGTDYPHRIVKHEVVHKDNIKRMGAAYKVNREVRTGKQEESSFEEKSESSTSGKRKVRRVAGNAPKRKR
- the LOC122614631 gene encoding uncharacterized protein LOC122614631 encodes the protein MFRNLSMLRNQLALHRTLVARLTSRSKMSTGVTCLTIDRPRNIDGVTVIDININDMAKNDVEFNRNFVNSLTLMDRPHFQEVTNTVGTDAVESPPAGNLIPGDTVEILPTGAPSSVIGVDGNPIVPIEIDGWNQDEEDPTVQKNDKTVDIGNDDEYKAEMALRVPEVREAQTEYKGIKVKLPETANQDLGTYRFRRDSKDLQEVGDDTRLVRFDK
- the LOC122614632 gene encoding uncharacterized protein LOC122614632, producing the protein MKFMAICLLSNIGYILGITIEQLNNEATFRLRELVQKYKLQAVSNPEFSQWIRKLEKTSWSSRMEEKMKVHAEFKIYDERRQQLEAKIEKRIRAIDDIISNIIAKNPNKGKKCLRYYQHQKKSLKMAHNFSNLTKQTNLTRNSKQCENAKVLSSEVDESTENHDEYSYY
- the LOC122614633 gene encoding uncharacterized protein LOC122614633, which produces MKIITLLVLANLHFALSSKVFEEIDRTVTWGLRNIVNKYKFLATGNAEFSQWIEKVNNIAVRNDLKKKIEMEYNFNDYDKTRQSLEDKITERLTTIRSLIALKRGGKRCVKYYRHQENELKNAYKSSNQRKLEVTDENSKNCPTKVREQRNDYDYYGYY